In Passer domesticus isolate bPasDom1 chromosome 1, bPasDom1.hap1, whole genome shotgun sequence, one DNA window encodes the following:
- the LOC135282501 gene encoding cytochrome b-c1 complex subunit 7 yields the protein MAARAPVAGGGRLFDKICKWYYNAAGFNKYGLMRDDTLHEDEDVKEALRRLPEHLYNERVFRIKRALDLSLKHQILPKDQWVKYEEDHRYLEPYLKEVIRERQEREAWNKK from the exons ATGGCGGCGAGGGCGCCCG TTGCAGGAGGTGGTCGCCTGTTTGACAAGATTTGCAAGTGGTATTACAACGCAGCTGGGTTCAACAAATACG GGTTAATGCGAGATGATACATTGCATGAAGATGAAGATGTAAAAGAAGCATTGAGGAGACTTCCAGAGCACCTGTACAATGAGAGAGTGTTTCGCATAAAGCGAGCGCTGGACCTGAGCTTGAAGCACCAGATCCTTCCCAAAGACCAGTGGGTGAAGTATGAGGAG gaTCACCGTTATCTCGAACCGTACCTAAAAGAAGTAATCCGTGAAAGACAAGAAAGGGAAGCATGGAACAAGAAGTAA